A single genomic interval of Oncorhynchus mykiss isolate Arlee chromosome 13, USDA_OmykA_1.1, whole genome shotgun sequence harbors:
- the LOC110487040 gene encoding uncharacterized protein LOC110487040 isoform X4, producing the protein MIMLLCSYADHAKGMVAVTLTVLIAVLAVVPMIIIVPMVAWHLVAHRKKTTAPKPHTEENTQTTEAHVTSLTSDCSLTEEWREEEPSQQEDVSYTTVHTNTKQRANIEQQNEETTAIYSSIWEQQAKEDLYSVVSRPTPRGKQAQDDPVIYSTVFRQ; encoded by the exons atgatAATGCTTTTGTGTTCATATGCAGATCATGCAAAGGGGATGGTAGCTGTGACACTCACGGTACTTATTGCAGTTCTTGCTGTTGTGCCAATGATTATCATTGTGCCTATGGTTGCTTGGCATCTTGTTGCTCACAG GAAAAAGACTACAGCACCAAAACCACACACAGAAGAGAACACACAG ACCACAGAAGCGCATGTAACCAGCCTCACATCAGACTGTAGTCTGAcagaagagtggagagaggaggaaccaTCGCAACAGGAAGATGTCAGCTATACAACAGTGCACACCAACACCAAGCAAAGGGCAAACAT AGAACAGCAGAACGAGGAAACTACGGCCATCTACAGCTCTATATG GGAGCAACAAGCCAAGGAGGACCTCTACAGTGTAGTATCCAG ACCCACTCCTAGGGGGAAACAGGCCCAGGATGACCCAGTCATCTACAGCACTGTGTTCAG GCAGTAG